TACTTGGCTTAGAAAGCACAATTTGTCATTTACCATTCCTATACCTTTAGTTGACTTTGGGTCTTCGTAACAATTATGTCTTTTATAGACCTTGCTAAAGCATTTCATTGGTATGATTACATGCTTATATTTTTTCTTTTGTTTATGAATGAATATATTTTTTGGATATAAAAAAATAAAATACATCTTTTTTGTATCCAGTGAGATTTATAGTAATTAATAGATATATTCATAATGGAGAATAGTTAATCGTAAAAATAGTTGAAACAAGAGTGAATAAATTAGATCAAAAATTTAGAATGGCGAATTGAAATAATAAAAATGGAATATAGAAAATTAATAAGAACTCTAACAAACTAAGCCAATTCCTAGTTCTGGGAAAAATGACTCTTCAAAAAAAGTAGAAAAACTCAAAAATGATTACTCAATCTTTTACAAATTTGAGACTTTATTATGAAGTCAAATCAAAATTTTCTTATTTGAATGTATCAGTTTATATATTACTGCTAATAATTCTTACTTTTAATGCTTTATACGCTAAAAGTATTAAATCCGTTTATTATATGCAATAAATGCAAAACATAAGCTCCGTAGTAAGGAAATGATAAAATGACAAAACACAAGAAAATTGACTTTTCTCAAGCCTATATATCAAATATATTTGATATAAACAAAGATGTCTCTGTCTTCTTAAAAGATGCAGAAAAGTTTATTAGTTATACTAGTATTAATGAGAATTTTAAAATATACTATCGTTTAGTCGATCTACTAAGATATAGTGATGCAATTTTAAATGACTATGGGGAATTTAATGATAGAGGCATTAGAATTTTTAATACTATCAGAAAAAAGTGTAAAAGAAGTTGCATAAAAAATAAAATTATTTATCTTTTAAGTTCTATAGTAAATAGTAAAAATATAAATATAGAGCATCAAATAGACTTACAAAATAATTTGGCTAAAAAAATCGATAGAATGCATAATGACATATCTCTTCTGAAAAAAATAAGAAATTATTGGAAATTAGATTTTAATCTTATGTCAATTACAGATAAATATAGCCTTATAATCAAAATATTATATTTAATTCAAAAATTATCTGAATATGTGATTGAAAAAAAATATTTAGATGATGAAACTCAAGCAAAAATCGAAGAAAAATTAAACGCATTTTCTTCATTACTTTTAGAGCTTTCAGAAAATGATATTAAAAAAATTGTCAATATGAATTTTGATCAAGCAATTAAATTTAATTACGAAAAAGATATTGAAAATAATCCAGTAGTAAAGGCCACTCGTTTTAACCTTATTGTACAAGACTGGAAGTATGCAGAAGGAAAATTATATAAATCAAATAGCAAAATTATTATCGATAGTACGACTGAGTTTGCCAGAGCTTTTATCACAAATAGGAATATTTTCTCAAATATGAGAAATCAATATGAAAATGTACGGAATGCAAAAGATTACATATGTACGGCACTTAAAAACTTGTCAGTAGACTATTATTCATTTTTTTATACTAAAAACTTAAATACATTTGCAGAAATTAATTTAAATAATATTTCTATAAAGAAATGGATTATTTATTTAATGTTTATAAAATCCAAAGGAATAGAAATTTTTAAAAATAATTCTAAAGATTTGTTTATAGATATAATAAAGCTTACACCAAGTGATGATTTATTAAAGCAATATAAAATTAAAAAAGCAGAAATACAACATATGAACAGTTACCTGGTACTCAATGCAAGAGGTTTAAGCTTATTAGATACTCCTTTTGTAAAAAATGAAAACAATTTATGGTTATTTACGCCAACCTGTTTATTTTTAGATCCTGTATATGTTATATCTAGACTTATGAAGATGAATACAGCTATTCAAAATAAGCGAGGGTATATATTTGAAAAAAAAGTACGTGAATTGATAAGTAAAAATTATGATTGTATTAATTTCAGCTTTAACGAAAGTAGCAAAAAGAAGAAAACTCAGCATGAAATTGACGCATTCGTAAAAGACTTTAATAATGTCCCTTGTTATATAGAATGTAAGACTTTCTCCCATTCATATAGCTATAAAGAATATAGAATCCAAGTTGACAAAATGATATCTAATCTCTATATATATCATGCAAGTTCAACATTTAAATACTTAAAAAGAAATAAAGAACAACTTAGTTTAAAAAAATATTTTAAAAAGCTGAATGGTTTTGAAGATGATGAATATAAACAAATTTATGGTATTTTTCTTTCTAATATTTTTTTCCCAAAAAGTTATATTGAAAATTGGTCTGACCAAACTGGCTTAAATTTTATTAATTTCTATGATTTTTCTAAGTTATTTTCCCCGGAGACAAAATTATCAAAAAAAGCTATTAAAGAAATAAATAAAGAACAGCCAACATATAAAAATGAAATCGAAAGAAAGAATGTTGGTCCCAAAATGAATACTTTAACTAAAACAATAAAGTATGATGATAAAGTCGAAAGAACGTTCTTTTTATAGTTTTTCTATTATTTTTGGCAATGCAATATGGTATATTAACAATAATAAAGATTAAGTAATCATATTTTCCATAAATATAGAAAAAATATAAAACAAAATTATCAAGAAAGCAACCATTATCCTGGGTGTAATCACATTAGTTAGTTTATCAATAGTTAATTTAATACTAACATCTGTAAAAACTTCTATAGTTAAAAGTAATCTATAAAACCCAAACTAACATAGAAACTGATAACAACTATGGTTATCTTAACAAAAAGTTTTTTCTAATAGTTGGAAAGAATACTAGAAGAGAAAAGGAAAATGTGTAGCAAATTGACCAATAATAAATGAAGGAATTAGATGTCATTATAGGTAATTCTGGTATTGCAGAATATGGATATGAAAAGGTATTAAAACTTTCCATGGCAAATGCTTGAAGAATGGAAAAAAGATTGTGAAGGAAAAGGACTTTTTCTACATACATTAGAACCTAGATTACAAAAGATGGTATAACTTGAGCAATTTTAGGTTATCCTTTATCCGAAACTATTCAATTTAGCACTTACTTGTAAAACAGAAAAAGTAAAAAATTGATTTGTAACACAATATTTCAAAACTAAAAAATTACAAAAAATATAGACATCATTAGTTTGATATTATAGAATATTCAACTCAATTTTAAGTGAAATAATTATAAAAGGAACTAAATATTTTTATTTTCAAACAAATTATTTCTAAGCCAATAAGGTCACTAAATTTAAGAAAAATCTAGTGACCTTATTTGTTTAATTATCTACTTATGTCAAGGTTAATATATTTAGTTTCTGGTGAAATTAGGGAATTAGATACGTAAAATTAAGTTAGCATCATAGAATAAAGGTAGTTAATAATCATTGCAAATCTGTTCGTTAGATAACTCATAATCTAGGGACTAAAAGGCGAAGTAAACTAGCAATTAGATTCATGAACATCATCAAATGTCTTTATTCCTAACAAAGAGTTAATAACTAGATTTAAAAAACTATACTTACACTAGCTAGCAAAACTTGAAAGTAATGACAGACTTCTTCTTATATCTTATCTCCAAATCGTATAACTTTATGATCTTGATAAATATTCTTAAAGTATTGAAAGTCAAGTCGCAACTAGAGATCGGCTAGTTCGAAAAAGATAGCTATAATTTAAGATATCCTATTTTAAAATTCTCAATTATGATTGAGAGCTTTTGTTGATTTCTTCTAGTTTTACATCGGTGGCTTCCGATAACGATGATAATTAATTGTTTGCTTCTTAAATTCAGCCTTCTGATTTAATTTCTTCGCCAATTTTTTATCAAGGTAGCCTTGGGTCAATTCACTTTCTTTTTGTAAAGCAAGAAACTGATCATAAGTTTTCTGCGCTAGAGTCCCGTTTTGTACAGCTTCTTTGACGGCACAATCAGGCTCATCGAGATGGCGGCAATCATTAAAACGGCAATTTTTTGCTAGCTCCGCAATTTCAGGAAAAACCTGTGCTAGGTCATTAGCACCAACACCAATGCTTTTCACGCCTGGAGTATCAATTAAGACAAAATCCCCATTTTCAATTGGAATTAACCTTGAGCTTGTAGTTGTATGGCGACCCTTATCAGTTTTTGCACTAATATCACTGGTCGCCATGACCTCTTTTTGGGCAACAACATTAATTAAGCTCGATTTACCCACGCCTGAGTTACCGTAAAAGGAAACAGTTTGTCCCGGCAAAATACTGGAACGCAATTTTTCAATGCCATCACTGGTTACACTGGAAGTGCAAAAGACGGGAACTTGCAATTTGGCAGCAAGTTGGGCAGCGATTTTACTACTATCTGAAGTTAAGTCGGACTTAGTCAATACCACTGAAGTCTGATATTCATCATCCTTTTTTAGTGCATACAAGTAACGGTTAATCCGCGAGTCAGTTAAATTTTTATTCAGTGAAATACAGATAAACAACTGATCAATATTGCTAGCTGCACACTTTTGCTCCGCCCGATATTCTTCACCAGTTATTCGACCTAAAGTACTATAGCGCGGCAAACGCTCATTAATTAAATCAAAATCAATTTGCGGATCAAGCGTTACCCAGTCGCCCACTAAAAACTGCTCGGTGCGCTTTTTGGGAATGGCATTACTCTCGCGTCCGTCCAAATGCATTACTTTATACATGTCAGCCGAATTTAACGAGATTCTACCGAGTGTCTTTTCACCATCAATTTGTTCATGTTGTTGATAAGTATTTAATCCTAATTCCAAAATTTCCCCTTTTTTTCGAAAAATCGTTCATATTTTATTTTAAAAAATATTAAAATAATTAACTCAAATAAGTTGTATTAGGGTATTTTATCATATTTATTTCAGAAAAAGCCAACAACATATGATTGTTTAGATATTTTATTAATACCCACCTTTTTACACAATCAAAATGGCAGTATTAGATTCCTATTCCGACTTAGAAATCACTTGGTCAAGTTTGGTAATATCGGTTAAATCTGCGTCTAAAAAGTCCTGACTATCTACTGGTAGATGTAATTGCAAATTATCCAGCAACTGAACGCTGACAGTTACATCCTTCATTGTTGCAGCCAAAACATGACCGCCCACAGACAGGTTATCAGCTAAAAAGTGATTGTGAAAGCCAGAAACGCCCACCCCTTGAAAAACTTTCGGCGTGTAATATGAAATCATAGTTCCGGTAATATTTTCAGCTTCAAATTCAACCTGATTTTGTGCAATCTCACCTAATGAAGGATAAGGTTTCTGTGACTTCTTGGATGATCTAGTTCTAATTTTCTGAAAAACACCGTTAGTTTTAACTGCCAAGAAGCGATTTTGCGCATTATTTGCTGTTAAAACTTGGGAAAGCATCTCTTCTAACTCAATATCCTGGTAGCTTTTAAAGTCGTGATAATCAGCAAAGCTAACATCTGCGTATGTTACTTTAAAATCGGGTGGTAACTTAACGGCTTTTCCAGTTGTATCGATTTTGTAACCAATCCCGTCTAAAATCACTAATTCACCATCAACGCCATCACCCGTTCCAATGCCAATATCGCCGTGCTTTAGCAACTCCGCTAATGGCAAAGTGCCGTCTAATAATCCTTCTACTAGCATTTGCATTGTGCCATGTTGAAATAGAGTATTTTTCATTATAATTTTATTCCTTTTTTCTAGTTAATATTCTTTGCACTTTCCCTATATTATGCATTCATATTAGATGATAAAGCAATCACAAATATCATTACTCACTTTAAGTATGATGCTTCAGTACTAAGACATCTAAAATATAAACACAAATTTTGGATTTATTTTTTGCTATTGCAAATCTTCCTTGCATCTGACACGGTGTCAGGTTGTAAATTATAGATATAGGAGGATTTTTATATGCATAAATTTAGTTTAAAAGAGATTGGCAAAGTAGATCAAAGACATGATAGTCCCAAACTATTACTACAAAAAGAATATTTACCGGCACTTGACGGGTTAAACAGATTTAGACATATTATTGTCGTATGATGGTTTGATAAACTGGATAGCGAAGAAATACGCAGCATTAAAGTGCTAGATAAGCCTTATAAATGTGGGCCAGAGTCAATTGGTGTTCTGGCAACTCGTTCCCCCGTAAGACCTAATCCAATCGCTATCTCGGTGGTTAAAGTGGAGGACTTAAATGTCGATAATGGCGCAATTAAAATTGAGTACATTGATGCCGAAGATAATTCGCCAATTTTAGACATCAAACCATATTATCCGAATTCTGATAAAGTTAAGCATCCGACTGTTCCCGACTGGTGTAGTCACTGGTCAGATAATGCCGAAGATTCAGCTTAATTTGACTGGGATAGTGAAATGAATATGTAAATTAAAACCCTAAAGATTTAGTTATTACGTCAGACAAAAAAGTATTATAGGTGTCACCTATAATACTTTTTATTTGTTTTCAACTTTAGATAGCGGTAATTGAAGTTACGTTAAATATTTTTCGGAATTGTCGGTGTGACGATTATCTATAATCGTGATCTGTCTAGCTGTATTGCCTAAAGTGTATTCTGTTCGTTTAGAAAGCTAATTTACAAACAAAGCTTGCGCCTTTTCGATATTTTGATATGACCATACACCATCATAGAAGCCATTACTGGAGCTTCTTCTAAAAGTCAAAAATGCCTGTCTGAACTAATTTAGCAGAACTTTTTACAATATAGAAAACTTCGATATCTATTTTTCCTTCTTGATAATTATCACAATAATAGATAGCTAGCTGGTTATATCTAGTTTTATCTAAGGGCAAGTGTTTTCCTTGCACGTATGAATCCAATTCATCTCCAAGCTTGCCATCTTCAGAATACTTTGCAATCTTTTTTCCTAAGGGAAATAACAGGTAGCTGGGAAACTGGTTTAAAAATCACATTATAGTGGATTTCAATATCATCTTCTTCGGTAATTGCTATAGCTTCTTGTAGTTTCTGAGCACGCTTTTGCCCTTCCTCAATAACATTATAAGTGTCTGCTAGTCGAGCTTTCATATTATCAACAAGAGTTACTTTATCCCAGTGTTGAATAATTTCTTTGATTTCAGCAACACTAAATCCAAATTACGTAACATGACTTTTTTACGTAAAGCGGGCAACTGCTTTATCGAATAAAAGCGATGCCTCGTATAAGGATCAACCCGCTCGAGTTTTAAAAGTCCTACTTTATCGTAATACCTAAGCATTCTTACGGAAACCTGTGCTAGTTTAACAAAATCACCAATTTTCACCCAATCACCTCTTGAAAAGATTAATAGGTCAAATTGATCCATACTATTTTATAATTTCTTAAGATTTTTATTTTGCCATTTGTAACTTACTCATAATTTCATTGATAATATTATTAATGGTCTCAAAATCTACTACAAACCATTCTCTAGGATGAATAGTCCTTCCATTGCCAGCCTTAATATCTACGTCTAAGCAATACTGAGCTAATGCATGATGCAGAGCCGTTTCTAAAGTCTCTGGATTCAGGTTTATGACTTGATATTCCGCCACAACTTTAACAGGACCATACAGGTAAGTTGATTCATTTTCTGCATTGGCAATTCTTCTTTCAACAGTTCCAGAAGTGAATCCAACTTTATACAAAGGATGATCCTCTTGAATTCTCCTTATGTCTACATTATTACTAAGTGACTTTAATACATAAATATAGCCAGTTATCTGATCATCTTTACCAAATTCAAATTTATCATCTGGTTCAGTAACTATTTTTCCACCACCACCATGTTGTTTAGATCCATATAAGGATGCTATTAAGCCATTTCTTAAAGGAAAATTCTCTGTTCCATTATCATTCATAAATAACGTGTAAACGCGCATCAGTATCAGTATCAGTATCAGTATCAGTATCACTACGATTATTGCTCTTAAACTCTGCTCCGATAGATTCAATATACATTAGTTGACCCTTTAAAACATAGAATCCATGTAATTTAAGCTTATTATTGCCATATATTACTAAATGACGCTTGCCAGAAGTTAATTCAGCTTGCACCTGCTTAAATAGTGGACAATATTTATTGAAGTCATCCATTGCTTTTCTCTTGGATTTATTTTTGGCAGCATTTTCTTGAGATTTTTTATAGGCATTGAGTGAACCGGTATCAAATAATTTAGAATTTAAGGATTGGCCAGAATTATCAAATAAAGCTGAATCATCATTTAAAATATCATCAAGAGAATTAAAGGCCTTTTTTCTTGACTAACTTTTCCTTTCAAAGAAACATTTTGATTTTCTGTCTTTAACAGCTCTAATTCATCATAGGGTTTAAGCAATTCTATTCTTTCTGGATCCTCACGAATTCCCTTTAACCTGCTAGCTAATTTTCTTTCACCTAGTCTACTAAGATCAGTGGTCTTTTCAGGTTCGTTGCCATTATGCTCTTTTACCCAATTTTCAATTTCTTTAAATTTTTCAACTTCTGGGTCATAAGTTACCTGTTTTTTCTTGGGTCTGACTAATAACTCATTAGCGGCTGGGTCGTTAAAAATATCATCCAGTGAACGAATTGGACGCGAATTATCTATTCTCATTTCTTCTAGCCCTCATATAGCTTAATTTAGCTAATGCATAAGCCATCCTAACTTCCTCTTTATTGTCAGAATTTTTATCTGGTCTACGCCCTGTCTTTTCTACAAAGGCCTTAGCATTCATAAATAATTGTATCAATTCTTCATCAGAGAAGTCATATTTCTTCGCATCGATGGAACGTTCAATAATTCTAAGAGTGCTACTATCAATATTTTGCGACATTACATCATATGCCCTTTGGAATGGATTAATTGACTCAATCAAGTTAATATTCAATTTATTAACATCAATAAATTTGTCTCCCATCTTGAGAATTTCGTTTGTATTGCCTTCTTGATCAACTGAAGAATCAACCTTAGCTTGACGTAATACAGTGTCAGCTACAACATATTGACTAACTTGTTCTACTTCATCATTGGTCAAATCTGGGTAACGAGTCATAACCACTTTGGGAATTAATTCTTTATTCATTAGCAGCAGTACCATTTTTTACATCATTATCTTGTAAAATAGCTGCTTTGAGATCAGGTAAATCATTTTCAATAATACTTTGAGCTCTTCTAGTAGTTGGCTCTTTTAAGCCTTTTATTAAAATATCTGCATCCCCAGAAGGAGTATCAGACTTATGATTTCTTCTCTTTAAATGAATTTCAGGAGCTAGTACTTGTTCCATTAAGAGGGATGCAGTAATAGCTTTTAATATCTGGTTAACTGCGTACTGAACTGCATCATCTTTGGCATCAGGTTGTTCAATCATATTGGTAAACTGTGCATGTGTTTTATTAGAACTATCACGAGTTACACGACCAATAATTTGTACAATAATTTGTACAATTTCAGTCAATGAATGACGATAGCCAATAGTTAAAGCTTGCTCAGCCCACGGCCAGTCAAAGCCCTCTTTAGCCAAATTAAGAGCTACAATAATATCTAAGTCATCCGCACTACTGATATTTCTCAAGTATTCTTGAACCTTTTCTCGTCCATCTTCATTAACAAGATCAGCAACTTTTAATAATTTACCAGTCTGCCTACTTTTAATTCTATAAATACCAGTTTCATCATCTCTATCAACCAGAGTACCAATTGCATCAAAGATAGTATCGACCTCATTGTATTTATCCTTAGTTGATTCACTAGAATTGACACTTGGAATATGGATAATTGTCTTCTTAGTTGTATCAATTGCATCTGGTAAAGCATCTAAATATGAGCCTTGATAAAATTTATAGTCAATACCAAAAGACTTCAAATACTGGTAACCATCAAGTTGCTCATAGTAAGTATAGGTGACCTTATCAAATAATTGTTCATCTTCTGGGGAAAGAATCGGCTCTGAATCCCCTCTAAAGTAAGAACCAGTCATAGCCATAATATGGGCAGAAGAATTATGCATGATGTTCTTTAAGGCAGTACCTAAAACAGAACTATCATTAGATGAAACATGGTGAAATTCATCAATAGCAACCATTACATCATCAAAGACATGATCATCCATAATTTTTTCATAGGCAAATCTCAAAGTAGAATGAGTACATATTACGATTTTACCTTCTAAAGAGCTAAGAAAATCAACTAATTTTTGTATCTTACTTTCATCTCCACCAGGAAGAGTTAAATCGTATTTAGGATCTACCACCCAATCTTCATAAAAGCCATATTTAACTAATTCAGTATTCTTAAATGATCTACCAATTGTTCTCTCAGGAACTGCTACAATAACTTTTTTTAATACCTTGATTAGCTAACTTATCCAAAGCAACAAACATTAAAGCACGTAATTTACCTGAAGCCGGTAGAGCCTTTACTAAAAGATATTGCGCATTGCGGTGTTGATAAACACGCGCCTGCATTTCACGCATTCCCAATTCGTCGGTATTAGTACTTTTACCAGTTTGATGGTAATTTACTTCAACTACATTTTTATCTTGCATCTCCGTATTCACCTATTGGAACAATTATCTTATTACGAGCAATAACCACATCATTATCAACTATGTAACATTCAACGTAATGCTTCATACTCTTATACTTAGTATCCTCTCTATGTATACTTTTTCCTTTAAATATTTGCCCTCTTAATTGTCTCTTTTCCTCTGCTTCTAAGCCAAAGTTTCTTACTTTCCAATAATATTTCAAATTACTTTGATTAATATTAGTTGGTAAATCTAAGTTATCAACCTTAAATAGTAAATGTTTATTCTTAAAAATAGTACCTAATTTAGAATATAGATAATATTGTATAGGATGATCCCGAAAACCATCTTGCGAAACTATACATTCAATATCAAAACTTCCTTTAATATCAATGGCTGAAAAATATGTTGACGCAAATTTTTCAGTAGTATGTGATACAGAATCATTTGCATATTGTTTGAATTGATAACCAAATATTTCTGAAAAAAATTTCAAGACTTCTGAATCGTTATCAGAATTAATTTCGTTTAATTTATCTAATGCTTTTCTAGCCTCTTTTATAAATTTGTTACTACCATGATTACCAATTTGTTGATTACTTCCTAAGGCATGCCAGTATTTCTGATCTTGGTTTTGGTTACTTAAGAACTCAAATATTTTCTTTAATACGAATGGATAATTAGAATATAAATTATTTTCT
This genomic window from Lactobacillus panisapium contains:
- a CDS encoding MerR family DNA-binding transcriptional regulator, whose translation is MKIGDFVKLAQVSVRMLRYYDKVGLLKLERVDPYTRHRFYSIKQLPALRKKVMLRNLDLVLLKSKKLFNTGIK
- a CDS encoding TrmO family methyltransferase domain-containing protein — translated: MLDKPYKCGPESIGVLATRSPVRPNPIAISVVKVEDLNVDNGAIKIEYIDAEDNSPILDIKPYYPNSDKVKHPTVPDWCSHWSDNAEDSA
- the budA gene encoding acetolactate decarboxylase — protein: MKNTLFQHGTMQMLVEGLLDGTLPLAELLKHGDIGIGTGDGVDGELVILDGIGYKIDTTGKAVKLPPDFKVTYADVSFADYHDFKSYQDIELEEMLSQVLTANNAQNRFLAVKTNGVFQKIRTRSSKKSQKPYPSLGEIAQNQVEFEAENITGTMISYYTPKVFQGVGVSGFHNHFLADNLSVGGHVLAATMKDVTVSVQLLDNLQLHLPVDSQDFLDADLTDITKLDQVISKSE
- a CDS encoding SMODS domain-containing nucleotidyltransferase, coding for MSINTVFDNFCNSIKMVESKDWQSRIAEITKKINKKYYDSDDSHNHRLFVGSVGRHTATNKVSDFDVLFMLPWNVYHRFNNHSGNGQSDLLQEVKECIKERYPRTQINADGQVIDVTFNNGLIEVIPGFENNDGSFQYADTNDGGKWKTTNPRPEKQKCTDDNDATCGTFIDCARMIRVWKNHNGFVFNGLLIDTLIDRFYVDNNDVLENNLYSNYPFVLKKIFEFLSNQNQDQKYWHALGSNQQIGNHGSNKFIKEARKALDKLNEINSDNDSEVLKFFSEIFGYQFKQYANDSVSHTTEKFASTYFSAIDIKGSFDIECIVSQDGFRDHPIQYYLYSKLGTIFKNKHLLFKVDNLDLPTNINQSNLKYYWKVRNFGLEAEEKRQLRGQIFKGKSIHREDTKYKSMKHYVECYIVDNDVVIARNKIIVPIGEYGDAR
- the rsgA gene encoding ribosome small subunit-dependent GTPase A produces the protein MELGLNTYQQHEQIDGEKTLGRISLNSADMYKVMHLDGRESNAIPKKRTEQFLVGDWVTLDPQIDFDLINERLPRYSTLGRITGEEYRAEQKCAASNIDQLFICISLNKNLTDSRINRYLYALKKDDEYQTSVVLTKSDLTSDSSKIAAQLAAKLQVPVFCTSSVTSDGIEKLRSSILPGQTVSFYGNSGVGKSSLINVVAQKEVMATSDISAKTDKGRHTTTSSRLIPIENGDFVLIDTPGVKSIGVGANDLAQVFPEIAELAKNCRFNDCRHLDEPDCAVKEAVQNGTLAQKTYDQFLALQKESELTQGYLDKKLAKKLNQKAEFKKQTINYHRYRKPPM